In a genomic window of Halobiforma lacisalsi AJ5:
- a CDS encoding phosphate signaling complex PhoU family protein — protein sequence METRKVQVTGGSTYTVSLPKEWATDNDVSSGTTVELYPEDDALLLTPQSESDRQEGTLDVSDLEGERLTRAVMTMYVSGFDIIRLEAGRITTDQRRAIRSATQSLVGVEVLEETTDSVVIQDLLDSSELSIVNAVRRMRLIATSMLEDAVTALVENDDDIAHDVIERDDDVDRLWLVVSRIFRATLRSPRAAEELGVSREDCFDFHSSARQLERVADHAAKISQLALKLEEIPESVAEALVALQDDAADVLEKAMDALFVEETDEANALGHAAREAVLEIDEHTRHIDDMLREQEPVQAQSLGLIVDSLSRSADYGGNIAETALQKAAPRPRS from the coding sequence ATGGAGACGCGCAAGGTCCAGGTAACGGGCGGATCGACGTACACCGTCTCCCTGCCCAAGGAGTGGGCGACGGACAACGACGTCAGTTCCGGGACGACAGTGGAACTGTACCCAGAGGACGACGCCCTGCTGTTGACCCCACAGAGCGAGAGCGACCGACAGGAGGGCACGCTCGACGTCTCGGATCTCGAGGGAGAACGTCTTACGCGGGCCGTGATGACGATGTACGTCAGCGGCTTCGACATTATTCGACTCGAGGCCGGCCGGATCACGACCGACCAGCGACGGGCGATCCGGTCGGCAACCCAGAGCCTGGTCGGCGTCGAAGTCTTAGAGGAGACGACCGACAGCGTCGTCATCCAGGATCTGCTCGATTCCTCGGAGCTGTCGATCGTCAACGCCGTCCGGCGGATGCGCCTGATCGCGACCTCGATGCTCGAGGACGCGGTGACGGCGCTGGTCGAGAACGACGACGACATCGCCCACGACGTCATCGAACGGGACGACGACGTCGACCGACTCTGGCTCGTGGTCTCGCGGATCTTCCGTGCCACCCTCCGATCGCCGCGGGCGGCCGAGGAACTCGGCGTCTCCCGCGAGGACTGTTTCGACTTCCACTCTAGCGCCCGCCAACTGGAACGCGTCGCAGACCACGCCGCGAAGATCAGCCAGCTCGCGCTCAAACTCGAGGAGATTCCCGAAAGCGTCGCCGAGGCGCTCGTCGCGTTGCAAGACGACGCCGCCGACGTCCTCGAGAAAGCGATGGACGCGTTGTTCGTCGAGGAAACCGACGAGGCAAACGCCCTGGGTCATGCCGCACGCGAGGCAGTCCTCGAGATCGACGAGCACACACGTCACATTGACGATATGCTCCGCGAGCAGGAGCCGGTCCAGGCCCAGTCGCTCGGGCTGATCGTCGACTCGCTGTCCCGGAGCGCCGACTACGGCGGTAACATCGCCGAAACCGCTCTCCAGAAGGCAGCGCCTCGACCGCGATCCTGA
- a CDS encoding 30S ribosomal protein S8e, whose translation MQDQGRSTRKRTGGRLKNVRKRRKNELGRLPTETQVGEPRFRTVDVRGNDTKTRALATNVASVNKGEETVTAEIEDVVENEANPNYVRRNIITKGAVIETSEGTARVTSRPGQTGQVNAVLEADK comes from the coding sequence ATGCAAGATCAGGGACGCTCTACGCGCAAGCGTACCGGCGGTCGACTGAAGAACGTTCGAAAGCGCCGAAAGAACGAACTCGGCCGACTCCCGACCGAGACGCAGGTCGGCGAGCCCCGGTTCCGGACCGTCGACGTTCGCGGGAACGATACCAAGACCCGCGCGCTGGCGACCAACGTCGCGAGCGTCAACAAAGGCGAGGAAACCGTCACGGCCGAGATCGAGGACGTCGTCGAGAACGAAGCCAACCCGAACTACGTCCGCCGAAACATCATCACGAAGGGCGCGGTCATCGAGACGTCCGAAGGCACGGCGCGCGTGACGTCCCGTCCCGGCCAGACCGGACAGGTCAACGCCGTCCTCGAAGCGGACAAGTAA
- a CDS encoding outer membrane protein assembly factor BamB family protein, whose protein sequence is MSDRSPIPRIEDETDRSRRQFLRAAGVASAAGLAGCATPWTSADGDGSPSTSMSDRDAADTVSAYASHPDDDVRMFQRGLRRLGYYPDEVVPDEVSVNWSFPINNVGHTAAKSSPVPTPDGDTMVMAGDTGWVHGVEPSGEPQWLTETGATKLGFHGSPAIVDGTAYIGGYDGDLYAIDVETGELVWRTRSSELDGTLAIGSSPAYYEGTLYVIVEYGSPSSGALWTFDAETGEPTWSDDRIWGQSHPSPTIDLETGRICAGSNDGAVYCWEFPSLEFAWKFQTGGEDGPDGESKADGEFNLGAEIKGTIAAHDGYGYFGSWDEHFYCLDLEDGTEQWSFETDGRIMANPALDPEADVVYTGSNDGYVYALDCDTGEELWATDVNGSIIGALTVTAGSVLVGSYDSYLYALDAETGTRRWRVENRGHVTSAPVPHDGRIYYAERGVFSNYWDDEEETILEEPGHAYCLVPDE, encoded by the coding sequence ATGTCCGATCGATCTCCGATCCCGCGAATCGAAGACGAAACCGACCGTAGCCGGCGGCAGTTCCTCCGTGCGGCCGGCGTTGCGTCGGCCGCCGGACTGGCCGGCTGTGCGACCCCGTGGACGTCGGCCGACGGAGACGGATCGCCGTCCACGTCCATGTCCGACCGCGACGCGGCCGATACCGTCTCGGCGTACGCGAGCCACCCCGACGACGACGTGAGGATGTTCCAGCGCGGGCTTCGCCGACTCGGCTACTATCCCGACGAGGTCGTCCCGGACGAGGTCAGCGTCAACTGGTCGTTCCCGATCAACAACGTCGGTCACACCGCGGCCAAGTCCAGCCCCGTTCCGACGCCCGACGGCGACACGATGGTGATGGCGGGCGATACGGGCTGGGTTCACGGCGTCGAGCCGTCCGGTGAACCCCAATGGCTCACGGAGACCGGCGCGACCAAGCTCGGTTTCCACGGTTCTCCGGCTATCGTCGACGGAACCGCCTACATCGGGGGGTACGACGGCGACCTGTACGCGATCGACGTCGAGACGGGAGAACTCGTCTGGCGGACCCGCTCGAGCGAACTCGACGGCACGCTCGCGATCGGCTCGAGCCCCGCCTACTACGAGGGTACTCTCTACGTGATCGTCGAGTACGGGAGCCCGTCCTCCGGTGCACTCTGGACGTTCGACGCCGAAACCGGCGAACCGACCTGGAGCGACGATCGGATCTGGGGGCAGTCCCACCCGTCGCCGACGATCGACCTCGAGACCGGGCGGATCTGCGCCGGGTCGAACGACGGCGCCGTCTACTGCTGGGAGTTCCCCTCCCTCGAGTTCGCCTGGAAGTTCCAGACCGGCGGCGAGGACGGACCCGACGGCGAATCGAAGGCGGACGGCGAGTTCAACCTCGGCGCGGAGATCAAAGGGACCATCGCGGCTCACGACGGCTACGGCTACTTCGGATCCTGGGACGAGCACTTCTACTGTCTGGACCTCGAGGACGGAACCGAGCAGTGGTCGTTCGAGACCGACGGCCGGATCATGGCGAACCCGGCGCTCGATCCGGAGGCGGACGTCGTCTACACCGGCAGCAACGACGGATACGTCTACGCCCTCGACTGCGACACCGGCGAGGAACTGTGGGCGACGGACGTCAACGGATCGATCATCGGAGCACTGACGGTCACCGCGGGATCGGTGCTGGTCGGCTCGTACGACTCGTATCTGTACGCGCTCGACGCCGAGACGGGAACCCGGCGGTGGCGCGTCGAGAACCGCGGCCACGTCACGAGCGCCCCGGTCCCCCACGACGGGCGGATCTACTACGCCGAACGCGGCGTCTTCTCGAACTACTGGGACGACGAGGAGGAGACGATCCTCGAGGAACCCGGCCACGCGTACTGTCTGGTTCCGGACGAGTGA
- a CDS encoding NADP-dependent malic enzyme, with amino-acid sequence MGLDEDSLDYHRTDPPGKIEISTTKPTNTQRDLSLAYSPGVAAPCMEIDEDADEAYTYTSKGNLVGVVSNGSAVLGLGDIGAQASKPVMEGKGVLFKRFADIDVFDLELDESDPHKFVEAVKMMEPTFGGINLEDIKAPECFTIEERLREEIDIPVFHDDQHGTAIISGAALLNAADIADKDLEDLEIVFSGAGASAIATAKFYVSLGCKRENITMCDSSGIITEPRAERGDVNEYKQQFARDVPEGDLADAMEGADVFVGLSIGGIVDEEMVRSMAEDPIIFAMANPDPEIGYEEAKEARDDTVIMATGRSDYPNQVNNVLGFPFIFRGALDVRATEINEAMKVACAEALADLARQDVPDAVVKAYGDEPLQYGPDYIIPKPVDPRVLFRVAPAVAEAAVESGAARTEIDPDAYEEELEARLGKSREMMRVVLNKAKSDPKTVALAEGENEKMIRAAYQIQEQGIAAPILIGDESEIRQTAANLGLDFDPQVADPSVGDYEEYAARLHDLRQRKGITRTEATDLIENDTNYFGSVMVEQGDADALLTGLSHHYPSALRPPLQVIGTADDVDYAAGVYMLTFKNRVVFVADATVNQDPDEEVLAEVTKLTGDLARRFNVEPRAALLSYSNFGSVDNEGTRKPRRAANMLQDDPEVDFPVDGEMQADTAVVEDILEGTYGFSELDQPANVLVFPNLESGNIGYKLLQRLGGADAIGPMLVGMDKPVHVLQRGDEVKDIVNLASVAVVDAQQD; translated from the coding sequence ATGGGACTCGACGAGGATTCACTGGACTACCACCGGACCGATCCACCCGGAAAGATCGAGATTTCGACGACGAAACCGACGAATACGCAGCGTGACCTCTCGCTCGCGTATTCGCCCGGCGTCGCCGCGCCGTGTATGGAAATCGACGAGGACGCCGACGAAGCCTATACGTACACTTCGAAAGGGAACCTCGTCGGCGTCGTCTCGAACGGCTCCGCCGTACTGGGGCTCGGTGACATCGGCGCACAGGCGTCCAAGCCCGTCATGGAGGGGAAAGGCGTCCTCTTCAAGCGGTTCGCGGACATCGACGTCTTCGACCTCGAACTCGACGAGTCCGATCCCCACAAGTTCGTCGAGGCCGTCAAGATGATGGAACCGACCTTCGGCGGGATCAACTTGGAGGACATCAAGGCCCCCGAGTGTTTCACGATCGAGGAACGGCTCCGCGAGGAGATCGACATCCCGGTCTTCCACGACGACCAGCACGGGACCGCGATCATCTCCGGCGCGGCGCTGCTCAACGCCGCAGATATCGCCGACAAGGACCTCGAGGACCTCGAGATCGTCTTCTCCGGTGCGGGCGCGAGCGCGATCGCGACAGCGAAGTTTTACGTTTCGCTCGGCTGCAAGCGGGAGAACATCACGATGTGTGACTCCTCGGGGATCATCACCGAGCCCCGCGCCGAACGGGGCGACGTCAACGAATACAAACAACAGTTCGCTCGCGACGTCCCCGAGGGCGACCTCGCGGACGCGATGGAGGGTGCCGACGTCTTCGTCGGCCTGTCGATCGGCGGGATCGTCGACGAGGAGATGGTCCGGTCGATGGCCGAGGATCCGATCATCTTCGCGATGGCCAATCCCGACCCCGAGATCGGCTACGAGGAGGCCAAAGAGGCCCGGGACGACACCGTCATCATGGCGACGGGGCGGTCGGACTATCCGAATCAGGTCAACAACGTCCTCGGGTTCCCGTTCATCTTCCGTGGGGCGCTCGACGTCCGCGCGACCGAGATCAACGAGGCGATGAAGGTCGCCTGTGCCGAGGCGCTTGCGGACCTCGCCCGCCAGGACGTTCCCGACGCGGTCGTCAAGGCCTACGGCGACGAACCGCTCCAGTACGGCCCCGACTACATCATCCCCAAGCCGGTCGACCCGCGCGTGCTGTTTCGCGTTGCCCCGGCCGTCGCCGAGGCCGCGGTGGAGTCCGGTGCCGCCCGGACCGAGATCGACCCCGACGCGTACGAGGAGGAACTCGAGGCCCGCCTCGGCAAGTCCCGCGAAATGATGCGGGTCGTCCTCAACAAGGCCAAGAGCGACCCCAAGACGGTCGCCCTGGCGGAGGGCGAAAACGAGAAGATGATTCGGGCGGCCTACCAGATCCAGGAGCAGGGGATCGCCGCTCCGATCCTCATCGGGGACGAAAGCGAGATCCGACAGACTGCGGCGAACCTCGGACTGGACTTCGATCCGCAGGTCGCGGACCCCTCCGTCGGCGACTACGAGGAGTACGCCGCACGCCTTCACGACCTCCGCCAGCGCAAGGGGATCACCCGGACCGAGGCTACCGATCTCATCGAAAACGACACGAACTATTTCGGGAGCGTGATGGTCGAACAGGGCGACGCCGACGCCCTCCTGACCGGCCTCTCGCATCACTACCCCTCGGCGCTGCGGCCGCCCCTGCAGGTCATCGGCACCGCAGACGACGTCGACTACGCCGCGGGTGTCTACATGCTGACGTTCAAGAACCGCGTCGTGTTCGTCGCCGACGCGACGGTCAACCAGGACCCCGACGAGGAAGTGCTCGCGGAGGTCACCAAACTGACCGGCGACCTCGCCCGGCGGTTCAACGTCGAACCCCGCGCAGCACTGCTGTCGTACTCGAACTTCGGTAGCGTCGACAACGAAGGCACCCGCAAACCGCGCCGCGCCGCGAACATGCTGCAGGACGACCCCGAAGTCGACTTCCCGGTCGACGGCGAAATGCAGGCCGACACCGCCGTCGTCGAGGACATTCTCGAGGGGACCTACGGCTTCTCGGAACTCGACCAGCCCGCGAACGTGCTGGTCTTCCCGAACCTCGAGTCGGGTAACATCGGCTACAAACTGCTCCAGCGGCTCGGCGGCGCGGACGCCATCGGGCCGATGCTGGTCGGCATGGACAAGCCGGTTCACGTCCTCCAGCGGGGCGACGAGGTCAAGGACATCGTGAACCTGGCCAGCGTAGCGGTCGTCGACGCCCAGCAGGACTAA
- a CDS encoding phosphopantetheine adenylyltransferase has protein sequence MDVALGGTFDPVHDGHRKLFERAFELGDVTVGLTSDELAPKTRQVDRPVRSYEERETDLEAALETFADEYDREFEIRTLEKPTGIATEPQFDYLVVSPETREGGERINEIRREHGYDPLEVVVVPHVRADDGDIISSTRIVQGEIDEHGNVLDDAE, from the coding sequence ATGGACGTCGCGCTTGGTGGGACGTTCGACCCCGTTCACGACGGCCACCGCAAGCTGTTCGAACGGGCGTTCGAACTCGGGGACGTGACTGTCGGACTGACGAGCGACGAGCTCGCGCCGAAAACGCGGCAGGTGGATCGACCGGTTCGGAGCTACGAAGAACGCGAGACCGATCTCGAGGCGGCCCTCGAGACGTTCGCCGACGAGTACGACCGCGAGTTCGAGATCCGTACCCTCGAGAAACCGACCGGGATCGCGACCGAGCCACAGTTCGACTATCTGGTCGTCTCGCCGGAGACCCGGGAGGGCGGAGAACGGATCAACGAGATTCGCCGCGAACACGGATACGATCCGCTCGAGGTCGTCGTCGTCCCACACGTTCGCGCGGATGACGGGGACATCATCTCGAGTACACGTATCGTCCAGGGCGAGATCGACGAGCACGGCAACGTGCTGGACGACGCCGAGTGA
- a CDS encoding transcription initiation factor IIB family protein yields the protein MHSARDRIEYRSWLEDLERIADRLDLSTEARSTATDLFLTDVPDDDRSKRAVLAASVYAGSLVAGEGRTQGEVAEAAEVSRLSIQSRWKDVLERAGLEPPGW from the coding sequence ATGCACAGCGCTCGAGACCGGATCGAGTACCGATCGTGGCTCGAGGACCTCGAGCGGATCGCCGATCGGCTCGACCTCTCGACGGAAGCACGATCCACGGCGACGGACCTCTTTCTGACCGACGTCCCGGACGACGATCGTTCGAAGCGGGCAGTGCTTGCCGCGAGCGTCTACGCGGGATCGCTCGTCGCCGGCGAGGGACGCACGCAGGGCGAGGTCGCCGAGGCCGCGGAGGTCTCTCGGCTCTCGATACAGTCGCGCTGGAAGGACGTCCTCGAGCGGGCCGGCCTCGAGCCGCCGGGCTGGTAG
- the dacZ gene encoding diadenylate cyclase DacZ, producing the protein MDGLDDVFGDLFSSVDGVLLFSPSGSYYERFATMDDVDVIVVGTDNDVGADTFVELPLAFDDVSDRIKFGLEGAFEEGVIEDGDELACATRLFDNEIDTVSRVRASADDHTGIYDLFAKSRAEPDVIKSVLELAIELGKKGQKGKPVGALFIVGDAGKVMNKSRPLSYNPFEKSHVHVGDPIVNVMLKEFSRLDGAFVISDAGKIVSAYRYLEPSAEGVDIPKGLGARHMAGGAITRDTNAIAIVLSESDGLVRAFKGGEMILEVDPEAY; encoded by the coding sequence ATGGACGGGTTAGACGACGTGTTCGGGGATCTCTTCTCGAGTGTCGACGGCGTGTTGTTGTTCTCGCCGAGCGGATCCTACTACGAGCGGTTCGCGACGATGGACGACGTCGACGTCATCGTCGTCGGCACCGACAACGACGTCGGTGCGGACACGTTCGTCGAACTCCCGCTCGCGTTCGACGACGTCTCCGACCGGATCAAGTTCGGCCTCGAGGGTGCGTTCGAAGAGGGAGTGATCGAGGACGGCGACGAACTCGCCTGCGCGACGCGGCTTTTCGACAACGAGATCGATACCGTTTCACGCGTGCGGGCGAGTGCCGACGACCACACGGGCATCTACGATCTCTTCGCCAAGTCGCGGGCCGAACCCGACGTCATCAAGTCCGTGCTCGAGTTGGCGATCGAACTCGGCAAGAAGGGCCAGAAGGGCAAGCCCGTCGGCGCGCTGTTCATCGTCGGCGACGCGGGCAAGGTGATGAACAAGTCCCGGCCGCTGTCGTACAACCCCTTCGAGAAGTCCCACGTCCACGTGGGCGATCCGATCGTCAACGTAATGTTGAAGGAGTTCTCCCGACTCGACGGCGCGTTCGTCATCTCCGACGCGGGCAAGATCGTCTCGGCGTATCGCTACCTCGAGCCGTCGGCGGAGGGGGTCGACATTCCGAAGGGGCTGGGCGCGCGGCACATGGCCGGCGGCGCGATCACCAGGGACACGAACGCGATCGCGATCGTACTCTCGGAGAGCGACGGGCTCGTCCGGGCGTTCAAGGGCGGCGAGATGATCCTGGAGGTCGACCCGGAGGCCTACTGA
- a CDS encoding mechanosensitive ion channel family protein gives MDWQTFIEEPAVIAAAVLALGLVVGYLVGRLNKELLTAAGVPDAVEGTPFERTAQSLGTSTVEIVARLSSWFIYGIAILTAIHIAQLLNTDAFWFRVTEFIPQVFVAVLVLILGFIIADKSELAVSEYLRGVKLPEISLLPRLIKYSVLYVTFIIALGQIGVHVLALLILLTVYAVGVVIVFTVAFKDFLVSSAAGIYLLLNQPYGIGDEVRIGDQSGIVQEVDLFVTKIENDSEEYIVPNRKVLDEGVVRNRE, from the coding sequence ATGGACTGGCAGACGTTTATCGAGGAGCCGGCGGTCATCGCCGCCGCGGTCCTCGCGCTCGGCCTCGTCGTCGGCTACCTCGTCGGGCGGCTCAACAAGGAGTTGCTCACGGCGGCGGGAGTGCCCGACGCGGTCGAGGGGACGCCGTTCGAGCGGACGGCACAGTCGCTCGGTACGTCCACCGTCGAGATCGTCGCCCGACTGAGTTCGTGGTTCATCTACGGGATCGCGATCCTGACAGCGATCCACATCGCCCAGTTGCTGAACACCGACGCGTTCTGGTTCCGGGTGACGGAGTTCATCCCGCAGGTCTTCGTCGCCGTCCTGGTGCTCATCCTCGGGTTCATCATCGCGGACAAGTCCGAACTCGCGGTCAGCGAGTATCTACGGGGGGTCAAGCTCCCCGAAATTTCACTGCTTCCGCGACTGATCAAGTACTCCGTTCTCTACGTCACGTTCATCATCGCACTGGGACAGATCGGCGTCCACGTTCTCGCGCTGTTGATCCTGCTGACGGTGTACGCCGTCGGCGTCGTAATCGTCTTCACGGTCGCGTTCAAGGACTTCCTCGTCTCGAGTGCTGCAGGGATCTACCTCCTGTTGAACCAGCCCTACGGGATCGGCGACGAGGTCCGGATCGGCGACCAGTCGGGGATCGTCCAGGAGGTCGATCTGTTCGTCACGAAGATCGAGAACGACTCCGAGGAGTACATCGTGCCGAACCGGAAGGTCCTGGACGAAGGCGTCGTTCGAAATCGAGAGTAG
- a CDS encoding nucleoside phosphorylase, with protein MPADSEDPNADVQYHLEVAPEDVADTVLLPGNPERLEKIVAHWDDHEIRAHHREYRTATGSYEGTPISVTSTGIGSPSAAIAVEELARVGTDTFIRVGSCGALQPEMDVGDLVITTGGVRQEGTSDEYVREDYPAVADHEVVSALVAAAERLGYDYHTGVTMSADSFYAGQGRSGYDGFEAAGSEDLVDQLVEANVKNIEMEASAILTLANLYGLRGGAVCTVYADRDGGEFRTEGESRAAETATLATHLLAKMDEAKREAGVDRWHAGLSLDLEDV; from the coding sequence ATGCCAGCCGACAGCGAAGATCCGAACGCGGACGTACAGTACCACCTCGAGGTCGCCCCCGAGGACGTCGCGGACACCGTCCTCCTGCCCGGGAACCCGGAGCGCCTCGAGAAGATCGTCGCTCACTGGGACGACCACGAGATCCGCGCCCACCACCGCGAGTACCGGACCGCGACGGGCAGCTACGAAGGGACGCCGATCTCGGTCACCTCGACGGGGATCGGCAGCCCCTCGGCCGCCATCGCGGTCGAGGAACTGGCCCGCGTGGGCACGGACACGTTCATCCGGGTCGGGTCCTGTGGCGCGCTCCAGCCCGAGATGGACGTCGGCGACCTCGTCATCACGACCGGCGGGGTCCGCCAGGAGGGCACCAGCGACGAGTACGTCCGTGAGGACTACCCGGCCGTCGCCGACCACGAGGTCGTCAGCGCGCTCGTCGCCGCAGCCGAGCGACTGGGCTACGACTACCACACCGGCGTCACCATGAGCGCCGACTCCTTCTACGCGGGCCAGGGCCGGTCCGGCTACGACGGCTTCGAGGCAGCCGGCTCCGAAGACCTCGTCGACCAGCTCGTGGAGGCAAACGTCAAGAACATCGAGATGGAGGCAAGCGCCATCCTCACGCTCGCGAACCTCTACGGGCTGCGCGGCGGCGCGGTCTGTACGGTCTACGCCGACCGCGACGGCGGCGAGTTCCGCACCGAAGGCGAGTCCCGGGCCGCCGAGACGGCGACGCTCGCGACGCACCTGCTGGCGAAGATGGACGAGGCCAAGCGCGAGGCCGGCGTCGACCGCTGGCACGCGGGACTCTCGCTGGATCTCGAGGACGTCTGA
- a CDS encoding DUF488 domain-containing protein has protein sequence MARGTESGSLADTYVAALQHDRADLPPETTLVGVVRKPAPWFHAAVDENRPALGPPADLLEAAKAAEEEFKMQGLCEEGAHDAAWDRVDFADAYRDHIETDPKARAALADLEARIESGESLALVCYENTDKKRCHRTILRERLEERIEAE, from the coding sequence ATGGCACGCGGTACCGAATCCGGATCGCTCGCTGACACCTACGTCGCCGCCCTCCAGCACGACCGGGCCGACCTGCCGCCGGAGACGACGCTCGTCGGGGTCGTCCGAAAGCCCGCGCCGTGGTTTCACGCCGCGGTCGACGAGAACCGCCCCGCGCTGGGGCCGCCCGCCGACCTCCTCGAGGCCGCCAAGGCGGCCGAGGAGGAGTTCAAGATGCAAGGACTGTGCGAGGAAGGAGCCCACGACGCGGCCTGGGATCGGGTCGACTTCGCCGACGCGTACCGCGATCACATCGAGACGGACCCGAAGGCACGGGCGGCCCTGGCGGACCTCGAGGCACGCATCGAGTCCGGCGAGTCGCTCGCGCTGGTCTGTTACGAGAACACCGACAAGAAGCGGTGTCACCGGACGATCCTCCGGGAACGGCTCGAGGAACGGATCGAGGCGGAATAG
- a CDS encoding ABC transporter permease, producing the protein MPMRDRLPIPESSYMQAVVGGGLVATVLFLALASPSTHTATLRLAVPIALAAIGGIFAEKSGVINIGIEGLLIVSAFTGVVVTFRLGSGESTLLISHHWWGLLAGVLVSTLFALVFAVVCIEFKADQIIAGLAVWLIALGLAPFVSRIVFESPNTATVGTFDNVTVPVLSEFPLVGYLLFDTPPQVWIMLISAVLGWYLLSRTSFGRWVVASGENPKALDTAGVDVRKVRYAAVILSGVFAGLGGAGFALGQLGTFAGGGETDIGGRGFIAIATYLFANYHPIGALAGSFLFAGLDAIQVRLQAAGYAVPTELIRTIPYVTVIVVLVFVGKTRLPEAAGENYESGED; encoded by the coding sequence ATGCCGATGCGTGATCGACTGCCCATTCCCGAGTCGAGCTACATGCAGGCAGTCGTCGGCGGAGGACTGGTCGCGACCGTCCTCTTCCTCGCGCTCGCCAGTCCGAGTACGCACACGGCGACGCTGCGGCTGGCCGTCCCGATCGCGCTGGCGGCCATCGGCGGCATCTTCGCCGAAAAAAGCGGCGTCATCAACATCGGTATCGAAGGTCTGCTGATCGTCTCGGCGTTTACCGGCGTCGTGGTCACGTTCCGGCTCGGCTCCGGCGAGTCGACGCTACTGATCTCCCACCACTGGTGGGGGCTGCTCGCGGGCGTGCTCGTGAGCACGCTGTTCGCGCTCGTGTTCGCGGTCGTCTGCATCGAGTTCAAGGCCGACCAGATCATCGCTGGCCTGGCGGTCTGGCTCATCGCGCTCGGGCTCGCGCCGTTCGTCTCGCGGATCGTCTTCGAGAGCCCCAACACGGCCACCGTCGGAACGTTCGACAACGTGACGGTACCGGTGCTCTCCGAGTTCCCGCTCGTGGGCTACTTGCTGTTCGACACCCCGCCGCAGGTCTGGATCATGCTTATCTCGGCCGTCCTCGGCTGGTATCTGCTCTCGCGGACGAGCTTCGGCCGCTGGGTCGTCGCGAGCGGCGAGAACCCGAAGGCGCTCGACACCGCCGGCGTCGACGTCCGGAAGGTCCGCTACGCGGCGGTCATCCTCTCGGGCGTGTTCGCCGGGCTCGGCGGGGCCGGCTTCGCGCTCGGCCAGCTGGGCACCTTCGCCGGTGGCGGCGAGACCGACATCGGCGGCCGCGGGTTCATCGCCATCGCGACCTACCTGTTCGCGAACTACCACCCGATCGGCGCGCTTGCCGGCTCGTTCCTCTTTGCCGGTCTCGACGCGATCCAGGTCCGGCTCCAGGCCGCCGGATACGCCGTCCCGACGGAGCTGATCCGGACGATCCCGTACGTGACGGTGATCGTCGTCCTGGTCTTCGTCGGCAAGACCCGACTGCCGGAAGCGGCCGGCGAGAACTACGAATCCGGCGAGGACTGA